A stretch of the Photobacterium toruni genome encodes the following:
- the pyrH gene encoding UMP kinase, producing the protein MTTNPKPTYQRILLKLSGEALQGKEGFGIDAQVLDRMAQEVKELVELGVQVGLVIGGGNLFRGAGLAEAGMNRVVGDHMGMLATVMNGLAMRDALHRAYVNARVMSAIPLNGVCDNYNWADAISQLRQGRVVIFSAGTGNPFFTTDSAACLRGIEIEADVVLKATKVEGVFTDDPVKNPDATLCEQLSYQDVLEKELKVMDLAAFTLARDHNMPIRVFNMNKPGALRRVVMGEQEGTLITNA; encoded by the coding sequence ATGACCACAAACCCTAAACCAACTTATCAACGTATTCTTTTAAAGCTAAGTGGTGAAGCGCTGCAAGGCAAAGAAGGATTTGGTATTGACGCTCAAGTTCTTGACCGTATGGCACAAGAAGTAAAAGAACTTGTCGAATTAGGTGTTCAAGTCGGCCTTGTAATCGGTGGCGGTAACCTATTCCGTGGCGCTGGCCTCGCTGAAGCAGGTATGAACCGAGTTGTGGGCGACCACATGGGTATGCTAGCAACGGTAATGAATGGCTTAGCAATGCGTGATGCGTTGCACCGTGCCTATGTGAACGCGCGAGTAATGTCTGCTATTCCTCTAAATGGCGTATGTGATAATTATAACTGGGCTGATGCAATCAGTCAGTTACGTCAAGGTCGTGTTGTTATTTTCTCCGCAGGTACAGGTAATCCGTTCTTCACAACAGATTCTGCTGCATGTCTTCGTGGTATCGAAATCGAAGCTGATGTAGTATTAAAAGCAACAAAAGTTGAAGGCGTGTTTACGGATGATCCAGTTAAAAATCCAGATGCAACGCTTTGCGAACAGCTGAGCTACCAAGATGTACTTGAAAAAGAACTTAAGGTAATGGATTTGGCTGCATTTACTCTTGCTCGTGACCACAACATGCCAATTCGTGTATTTAACATGAATAAGCCAGGCGCATTACGCCGTGTTGTAATGGGTGAGCAAGAAGGTACGCTGATCACTAACGCTTAA
- the rpsB gene encoding 30S ribosomal protein S2, with translation MATVSMRDMLQAGVHFGHQTRYWNPKMKPFIFGARNRVHIINLEKTVPMFNAALAEIEKIAARKGKVLFVGTKRAASESIKEAAISCDQYYVNNRWLGGMLTNWKTVRQSIKRLKELEAQSIDGTFEKLTKKEALMRTREMEKLEKSLGGIKNMGGLPDAMFVIGADCEHIAIKEANNLGIPVFAVVDTNSDPDGVDFVIPGNDDAIRAIQLYTGAVAQTVKEARNQDIAVQAEEDGFVAEA, from the coding sequence ATGGCAACTGTATCAATGCGCGACATGCTTCAGGCTGGTGTACACTTTGGTCACCAAACTCGTTACTGGAACCCAAAAATGAAGCCATTCATTTTCGGCGCTCGTAACCGTGTACACATCATCAACCTAGAAAAAACTGTACCAATGTTCAATGCAGCACTAGCTGAAATTGAAAAAATTGCTGCACGTAAAGGTAAAGTTCTTTTCGTTGGTACTAAGCGCGCAGCTAGCGAATCAATCAAAGAAGCAGCAATCAGCTGTGACCAGTACTACGTAAACAACCGTTGGTTGGGTGGTATGTTGACTAACTGGAAAACTGTTCGTCAATCAATCAAGCGTCTTAAAGAACTTGAAGCTCAATCTATTGATGGTACTTTCGAAAAGCTAACCAAGAAAGAAGCGCTTATGCGTACTCGTGAAATGGAAAAGCTTGAGAAATCACTAGGTGGTATTAAGAACATGGGCGGCCTACCAGACGCAATGTTCGTAATCGGCGCTGACTGTGAGCACATCGCAATCAAAGAAGCTAACAACCTAGGTATCCCAGTATTTGCTGTTGTTGATACTAACTCTGATCCAGACGGCGTTGATTTCGTTATCCCAGGTAACGATGACGCAATCCGCGCGATTCAGCTTTACACTGGTGCTGTAGCTCAAACTGTTAAAGAAGCTCGTAACCAAGATATCGCTGTTCAAGCTGAAGAAGACGGTTTCGTAGCTGAAGCTTAA
- the tsf gene encoding translation elongation factor Ts has translation MATVTAALVKELRERTGAGMMDCKKALVEANADIELAIENMRKSGAAKAAKKAGNVAAEGTIIIKDADGKAALVEVNCQTDFVAKDGSFLAFANSVADAALASHATVEELQAQFEEARIELVAKIGENISIRRVAYIAGDKVSTYTHGTRIAVVVAGNGDEETLKHIAMHVAASNPEYVNPSDVPAEVVAKERAVQVEIAMNEGKPQAIAEKMVEGRMKKFTGEVSLTGQAFIMEPKKTVGDILKETGATVTDFVRLEVGEGIEKAQEMSFAEEVAAVQKG, from the coding sequence ATGGCAACAGTTACAGCTGCCCTAGTTAAAGAACTGCGTGAACGTACTGGCGCAGGCATGATGGATTGTAAGAAAGCACTAGTAGAAGCTAACGCTGATATTGAGCTAGCAATTGAAAACATGCGTAAGAGCGGTGCTGCTAAGGCTGCTAAAAAAGCAGGTAACGTAGCAGCTGAAGGTACTATCATCATCAAAGATGCTGACGGTAAAGCAGCACTTGTTGAAGTAAACTGCCAGACTGACTTCGTTGCTAAAGACGGTAGCTTCCTTGCATTCGCTAACTCTGTTGCTGATGCAGCACTTGCTAGCCACGCAACAGTTGAAGAACTTCAAGCACAATTTGAAGAAGCACGTATCGAGCTTGTAGCTAAGATTGGTGAGAACATCTCAATCCGTCGCGTAGCATACATTGCTGGTGATAAGGTTTCTACTTACACTCACGGTACTCGTATCGCAGTAGTTGTTGCTGGTAACGGCGACGAAGAAACGCTTAAGCACATTGCAATGCACGTTGCAGCATCTAACCCTGAATACGTTAACCCATCTGACGTACCAGCTGAAGTTGTAGCAAAAGAGCGCGCAGTTCAAGTTGAAATCGCAATGAACGAAGGCAAGCCACAAGCTATCGCTGAGAAGATGGTTGAAGGCCGTATGAAGAAGTTCACTGGCGAAGTTTCTCTAACTGGCCAAGCTTTCATCATGGAACCTAAGAAAACTGTTGGTGACATCTTGAAAGAAACAGGCGCTACAGTAACTGATTTCGTACGTCTAGAAGTTGGTGAAGGTATCGAGAAAGCTCAAGAAATGAGCTTTGCTGAAGAAGTAGCAGCTGTTCAAAAAGGTTAA